From Candidatus Manganitrophus morganii, the proteins below share one genomic window:
- a CDS encoding ATP-binding protein, with amino-acid sequence MFFKLRSKQIREYRHPFLRYGMGVLTVALILSLKLLIDPFIREESPFLLFLIAVMVSAWYGGLGPGLLATALSALVSDYVFLVPHYGFLGYTPGQTVEMGLFIFEGLVISALTVALHSAKNQAEASMEEARHNEETRRQSEERFRLLVDGARDYAIFMLDAAGRVINWNAGAERIQVYQAEEILGKPISHIYLPEQVRQGRPDKALQIAATEGRFEEEDWRMRKDGSIFWALMVVTALRDASGGLSGYSVVMRDITERKRAEEERNDLLIREQKARLEAEEANRSKDEFLAMISHEIRTPLNAILGYSQLLGSGMFNEEQAARAIESIERNAKAQAQLVEDLLDVSRIITGKLRLHPRPIDLIEVIEAAVDTVQPAADAKGIRLESDLDPSAAPFVGDPDRLQQVTWNLVLNAVKFTPEGGEVRVGLKRIPPYVALTVSDTGIGIPPDFLPFVFERFRQGEASPNRSHTGLGLGLSIVRHLAELHGGSVQATSEGEGRGATFTVRLPVRAIRTGGSSPVRSEEEFPTMLEGIKVLVVDDEADARDLVTLVLKQRKAEVAAVGSAEEARRALDYLKPDVLVSDIAMPEVDGYALIGRLRQEESEGRRHIPAVALTAYGGFEDRQQALMAGFDAYLVKPVDPERLAKALSALVRSTPS; translated from the coding sequence ATGTTTTTCAAGCTCAGGAGTAAACAGATCAGAGAGTACCGTCACCCCTTTCTTCGCTACGGGATGGGCGTGCTCACGGTGGCCCTGATCCTATCCCTGAAACTCCTCATTGACCCTTTCATCCGCGAGGAGAGCCCCTTTCTTCTTTTCCTCATTGCGGTCATGGTGAGCGCCTGGTACGGCGGCTTGGGACCGGGGCTGTTGGCAACCGCCCTATCGGCCCTCGTCAGCGATTACGTTTTTCTCGTTCCACATTACGGCTTCCTCGGTTACACACCGGGACAAACGGTCGAGATGGGGCTTTTTATCTTCGAAGGATTGGTCATCAGCGCATTAACCGTCGCGCTTCATTCCGCCAAAAACCAAGCCGAAGCGAGTATGGAGGAGGCCCGCCATAACGAAGAGACTCGCCGCCAAAGCGAGGAGCGCTTCCGTCTTCTTGTCGACGGGGCGAGAGACTATGCGATTTTTATGCTTGATGCGGCGGGGCGGGTGATCAACTGGAACGCAGGGGCCGAGCGGATCCAAGTGTACCAAGCGGAAGAGATCCTCGGAAAGCCGATCTCCCATATCTATCTTCCCGAACAAGTGCGGCAAGGGAGGCCGGACAAAGCGCTCCAGATTGCCGCGACGGAGGGACGCTTCGAGGAAGAAGATTGGCGGATGCGGAAAGACGGATCGATTTTTTGGGCGCTCATGGTGGTCACGGCGCTGCGGGATGCCTCCGGAGGCCTGAGCGGCTACTCGGTGGTGATGCGCGACATCACCGAGCGGAAGCGGGCGGAAGAGGAACGGAACGATCTTTTGATCCGAGAGCAGAAGGCCCGCCTCGAAGCGGAAGAGGCCAACCGTTCGAAGGATGAATTCCTTGCGATGATCTCCCACGAGATTCGAACCCCGTTGAATGCGATCCTCGGTTATTCACAACTGCTCGGCTCCGGCATGTTCAACGAGGAGCAGGCCGCGCGGGCGATCGAATCGATCGAGCGGAATGCGAAGGCGCAGGCCCAACTGGTCGAAGATCTGCTCGATGTCTCCCGGATTATTACCGGCAAACTTCGCCTTCATCCCAGGCCGATCGATCTCATTGAAGTGATCGAGGCCGCTGTGGATACCGTCCAGCCGGCGGCGGATGCAAAGGGGATCCGGCTGGAATCGGACCTGGATCCCTCCGCCGCTCCCTTCGTGGGCGATCCCGATCGGCTCCAGCAAGTGACATGGAATCTTGTTTTAAATGCCGTCAAGTTTACCCCGGAAGGAGGGGAAGTTCGCGTCGGACTCAAACGGATTCCCCCCTATGTCGCGCTGACGGTCAGCGACACCGGAATCGGCATCCCTCCCGACTTTCTTCCTTTTGTGTTCGAGCGTTTCCGGCAAGGAGAAGCCTCCCCGAATCGGTCGCACACCGGCCTCGGTTTGGGCTTGTCGATCGTCCGCCACCTCGCGGAGTTGCACGGCGGGAGTGTCCAGGCGACCAGTGAAGGAGAGGGTCGAGGGGCGACATTTACCGTGAGGCTCCCCGTCCGGGCGATCCGGACGGGAGGATCAAGCCCGGTGCGTTCCGAGGAAGAATTTCCGACGATGTTGGAGGGGATCAAAGTGCTCGTGGTGGACGACGAGGCCGATGCCCGGGATCTTGTCACGTTGGTGTTGAAGCAGCGCAAGGCCGAGGTCGCCGCGGTCGGATCGGCGGAAGAGGCGCGCCGCGCCCTGGATTACCTAAAGCCGGATGTTTTGGTTAGCGATATTGCCATGCCGGAGGTCGATGGATATGCCTTGATCGGGCGGTTGCGGCAGGAGGAATCGGAGGGACGGCGGCACATTCCGGCCGTCGCGCTGACCGCCTACGGCGGCTTCGAAGATCGACAACAGGCGTTGATGGCCGGTTTTGATGCTTATCTCGTCAAACCGGTCGATCCCGAACGGCTGGCTAAAGCGCTCTCCGCGCTCGTCCGATCGACCCCGTCTTGA
- a CDS encoding DUF2294 domain-containing protein, translated as MPTGKKTKGQVEAEISNAVIQFEKDYMGRGPKETQTYIIDDMILLRLKGVLTPAEQQLAKNPEGTNLIKQVRSNLLEQGRGLLSELIEKMTGLKVISLHTDISTKSGERVIIFSLSENLERRFEVDPGR; from the coding sequence ATGCCGACGGGAAAAAAAACAAAGGGGCAGGTCGAGGCGGAGATCAGCAACGCCGTCATTCAATTCGAAAAAGATTACATGGGCCGTGGCCCCAAGGAAACGCAGACCTACATCATCGACGACATGATCCTGCTCCGCCTCAAGGGGGTGCTCACCCCCGCCGAGCAGCAGTTGGCGAAGAATCCGGAAGGAACCAACCTCATCAAACAAGTCCGCTCCAATCTCCTGGAGCAAGGCCGCGGGCTCCTCTCGGAGCTGATCGAAAAGATGACCGGCCTTAAAGTGATCAGCCTTCACACCGACATCAGCACGAAGAGCGGAGAACGGGTGATTATTTTTTCTCTATCGGAAAACCTTGAAAGACGGTTTGAGGTTGATCCAGGCAGATAA
- a CDS encoding tetratricopeptide repeat protein — MQIPETLKERLSSGNVIPFIGSGVSMAVRNAKTGNQLFPSWKELLWRAAIRLEQEGKTKDATLVRSLLEIDPPDYLEAASRARQSLKAVWFEFLKKELDHPREMVEDKSLELARCIWGLGSRLLITTNYDRILNWTCPEQHNLCIWDVEAPAEQIAALREGPRQIKRPSVWHLHGHIDNVTNLILTPDGYKLLYPETNGVNTQYQAAIETLRAFLAPRTFLFIGFSLDDSYFGAQLKLIDTIFKGTTGPHYVLAREVDRERIKALGIPLEILTVPDFGQPLLDLLHNIRNVASECNSPGSNLTIKSLDVTTQTYAPRNPVFFVPYRSKGNQVVGREAALQAVRKQLTQGHHTAIGQTAAFQGLGGLGKTQLAVEYAYRYRSEYPNGVIWLSADQDIDAQLTELSEKARWIAPESEHKYKLEVAQQRVRSYSDCLIIFDNLENLDTIKEYLPFPDAEPHILITSRTDQPGFTPVPLDPLDNSLSFKLLIQEAHREPIGEEDYQSATEIAETLGGLPLALELAGAYLCHRPSVSWPQYRDLLKKNLKAALPDKFLRGSFTQHESDLWSTLKVNEEVFSEEPRLRDVLDLLTWSGPAPMGHSLLCTLLATQNPTELINAFGLGTALRLLQKTPETESYAIHRLVREVRQEDISLVGRKEWVEKICKLLGNWFQERKDDFANLPSYEAEIDHLRAWQEHALIYSVQHVARLTWLQAYPPYHRGRYQEAEQLVKKAISFFEQEQQNDLELKAHLLADLGFTSSALGDHKRQLEYSEKALAIRRDLFGEQHPDIATSLNSIGNAYGALGDHKRQLEYFEKALAIRRDLFGEQHPGIASSLNSIGNAYGDLGDHKRQLEYSEKALALSRDLFGERHPKTATYLNNIGNAYGALGDHKRQLEYSEKALALSRDLFGERHP; from the coding sequence ATGCAAATCCCCGAAACTCTTAAAGAACGCTTATCCAGTGGTAATGTCATCCCTTTTATTGGATCAGGCGTTTCCATGGCGGTGCGGAACGCAAAGACGGGGAACCAGCTTTTCCCCAGCTGGAAGGAGCTACTGTGGCGGGCAGCAATTCGTTTGGAGCAAGAGGGAAAAACCAAAGACGCAACTTTAGTAAGATCTCTCTTGGAAATAGATCCTCCCGATTATCTGGAAGCTGCAAGCCGTGCCCGCCAAAGCTTGAAAGCCGTTTGGTTCGAGTTTCTAAAAAAAGAATTAGATCATCCTCGCGAAATGGTGGAGGATAAAAGTTTAGAACTAGCTCGTTGTATATGGGGCTTAGGTAGCCGCCTTCTCATTACAACAAATTATGATCGCATATTGAATTGGACCTGCCCGGAGCAGCATAACCTCTGCATTTGGGATGTTGAAGCTCCGGCGGAACAAATCGCCGCTCTCCGGGAGGGACCGAGACAAATAAAACGTCCATCAGTTTGGCATCTTCATGGTCATATCGATAATGTCACAAATTTAATCCTAACTCCTGATGGCTATAAACTCCTTTACCCAGAAACAAACGGAGTGAACACCCAATACCAAGCAGCCATTGAGACCCTACGCGCCTTCTTGGCCCCTCGAACTTTTCTATTCATAGGTTTTAGCCTGGATGATTCTTACTTTGGTGCGCAGCTTAAACTGATAGATACAATTTTTAAGGGAACCACAGGACCTCATTATGTGTTGGCCCGCGAGGTTGATCGGGAAAGAATTAAGGCCCTTGGTATACCGTTAGAGATCCTTACCGTTCCAGACTTTGGGCAGCCTTTGCTAGACCTACTGCACAATATAAGGAATGTGGCTTCCGAATGTAACTCACCAGGGAGCAACCTCACCATTAAATCATTGGATGTTACCACGCAGACTTATGCTCCCCGGAACCCAGTGTTTTTTGTTCCATATCGCTCTAAAGGGAACCAAGTTGTTGGAAGAGAAGCGGCCCTTCAGGCAGTGCGTAAGCAACTTACACAAGGCCATCATACAGCTATCGGCCAAACGGCAGCCTTTCAGGGCTTAGGCGGCCTCGGTAAAACCCAGTTAGCAGTGGAATACGCTTATCGCTATCGGAGTGAGTATCCGAACGGTGTGATTTGGCTAAGCGCCGATCAGGATATCGACGCGCAGCTAACAGAATTATCCGAGAAGGCGCGATGGATCGCTCCTGAGTCCGAGCACAAATATAAACTAGAAGTAGCACAGCAGCGGGTAAGAAGCTATTCCGATTGTCTTATAATATTCGACAATCTTGAAAATCTTGATACGATAAAAGAATATCTTCCTTTTCCAGATGCTGAGCCTCATATTTTAATTACCAGCCGAACCGACCAACCTGGTTTTACTCCAGTTCCTCTTGACCCACTTGATAATTCTCTTTCATTCAAACTGTTGATCCAGGAGGCTCATAGAGAACCCATTGGAGAGGAAGATTATCAATCAGCAACGGAAATCGCAGAGACCTTGGGGGGCCTCCCCCTCGCCTTGGAATTGGCAGGGGCCTATCTTTGTCATCGCCCATCAGTCTCTTGGCCTCAATACAGAGACCTTTTGAAAAAGAATCTTAAGGCCGCTTTGCCGGACAAATTTCTCAGGGGCAGCTTTACCCAACATGAGTCCGATCTTTGGTCTACTTTAAAAGTGAATGAAGAAGTTTTCTCTGAAGAGCCCCGGTTGCGGGATGTTTTAGATCTACTCACTTGGAGTGGTCCAGCGCCGATGGGCCATTCGTTACTCTGCACGCTCCTCGCCACACAAAATCCAACAGAGTTGATTAACGCCTTCGGTCTTGGAACGGCCCTCCGGCTGTTGCAAAAAACTCCAGAGACGGAAAGCTATGCGATCCATCGACTTGTCAGAGAAGTACGACAAGAAGATATTTCACTAGTCGGACGCAAAGAGTGGGTTGAGAAAATATGCAAACTGTTGGGAAATTGGTTTCAGGAAAGGAAAGATGATTTTGCCAACCTACCTAGTTATGAAGCTGAGATTGATCATCTTCGGGCCTGGCAAGAGCATGCTCTAATTTATTCAGTGCAACATGTAGCCCGTCTGACCTGGCTACAAGCCTACCCACCCTATCACCGAGGCCGTTATCAAGAGGCAGAACAACTGGTTAAAAAAGCTATAAGTTTTTTTGAACAAGAACAACAAAATGATCTGGAACTAAAAGCTCACTTATTAGCTGATCTTGGCTTTACTAGCTCCGCTTTAGGTGATCACAAACGGCAGCTGGAATATTCTGAGAAAGCTTTAGCGATCAGAAGAGATTTATTTGGAGAGCAGCATCCAGATATAGCAACCTCGCTCAACAGTATAGGAAATGCTTATGGAGCTTTAGGTGATCACAAACGGCAGCTGGAATATTTTGAGAAAGCTTTAGCGATCAGAAGAGATTTATTTGGAGAGCAGCATCCAGGTATAGCATCCTCGCTCAACAGTATAGGAAATGCTTATGGAGATTTGGGCGATCACAAACGGCAGTTGGAATATTCTGAGAAAGCTTTAGCGCTTAGCAGAGATTTATTTGGAGAGCGACATCCAAAGACGGCGACGTATCTTA